The DNA sequence CAGGCCAGCTAACCCTTTCCAATCGCAGGCTGCAAGAGAAGGGAGAATGACTTCTCCTAAACTGGGTTTTTCGATATTGACGGTTTCATCGAATGGGACGACAGCAAGGACATTTACACCGCTGCATTTTGCGATTACATCTGGCGCGGTGTCTTCGGCTGCGGTTGATTCGACAGCGTTGTAGCCATTGACGATTGTGCCGGCGATTTTCAATTCTGCGGCACGGATGCAGTCGATAGTCATAAGCGTGTGGTTTATAGTGCCGAGAGTTGGTCTGGCGACTATCACCACCGGCAGGGCGAATTCGACGGCCAAATCCAGCAGGTCGAACTCTTCGGTCAAGGGCACGCGCGCGCCTCCGATGCCTTCGACTAAAACTACGTTACTGTTTTGGCATATATCTTTGTAAGCAGCAGCGATTTTGTCGAAATCAATTGCGCGGTGTTCGCGAGCTGCGCTGACAATGGGCGCCGCCGGCGTGCGGTAGCCGACGGGTGTTATTGTCGACAGAGACAGATTGCTATTTGCACAATGGAAAAGGAACTCGGTATCACTGCTTATAAGGCCGTCCCATTTGTGTTTGCAGCCGGTGGCAATCGGTTTGAATACGCCGACCTTTAATCCTTTGCCGATGAGAATTTTAGCGATGGCGCCGGCTATTAGGGTTTTTCCTACGCCGGTGTCGGTACCGGTCACAAAGAGGCCAGGCTTTTTGGGTAGATTCAGATTAATCGGCATTAAATACTCTGCTGTCGCTGATGTTAAAAGTTTTTTTGAAAGTCATTTATTCATTGCGATAATACGGTATTGTACTATCCTGCGCGGCGATAGCAATGGATTAATCGGCATCTGAAATTGTTTGCAAAACAGCCTTTAAAAAGCGATACTTTCACTATGAACAGCCAGGAGAGCAAAGATAGATTCGCCAAGGCACGTGAACAGATGCTCAAACTGGACCTGACAGGCCGCGGCATAACCGACCCCGGCGTTCTAAAAGTGATGAAGGAAGTTCGGCGG is a window from the Phycisphaerae bacterium genome containing:
- the bioD gene encoding dethiobiotin synthase → MPINLNLPKKPGLFVTGTDTGVGKTLIAGAIAKILIGKGLKVGVFKPIATGCKHKWDGLISSDTEFLFHCANSNLSLSTITPVGYRTPAAPIVSAAREHRAIDFDKIAAAYKDICQNSNVVLVEGIGGARVPLTEEFDLLDLAVEFALPVVIVARPTLGTINHTLMTIDCIRAAELKIAGTIVNGYNAVESTAAEDTAPDVIAKCSGVNVLAVVPFDETVNIEKPSLGEVILPSLAACDWKGLAGL